The Priestia megaterium NBRC 15308 = ATCC 14581 region TATTGGAACGGCTTCAGACGCAGCTCAAGCTATGGAGCTAGGAGCAGATGGTGTGTTATTAAATACAGCTGTTTCAGGAGCAAAAGATCCTGTGAAAATGGCTCGTGCTATGAAGCTAGCGATTGAAGCAGGACGAGCAGCATTTGAAGCAGGACGTATTGAAAAGAAACAATATGCAACGGCAAGCAGTCCAACAGAAGGGATGAGTATCGGTTGATTAATCGTTATTCCCGCCAAGAATTGTTTCAACCTATTGGAAAAGGCGGACAGCAGCAAATTCAAGAAAAGCATGTTCTGATTGTAGGAGCAGGTGCTCTTGGAACAGGGAACGCGGAGGCACTTGCGCGAGCGGGGGTAAAGAAAATAACGCTCATTGACCGGGACTATGTAGAGTGGAGCAACCTTCAGCGGCAGCAATTGTATAGTGAAAAAGATGCTGATAAAAGAATTCCAAAAGCAATTGCCGCTAAAAAACGGCTTCACGATATTAATCACGATGTAAAAGTAGAAGCGCACGTAGCAGACGGTACCCCTCAAGTTTTAGAACAGCTTGTTGAGGGGGTAGATGTTATGATAGATGCAACCGATAATTTTGACACACGCCTTGTAATGAATGATTTATCACAAAAATATGATATTCCTTGGATTTACGGAGCATGTGTAGGAAGTTATGGAATTAGTTATACTATCATACCAAGTGAAACACCATGTTTATCCTGTTTGCTTGAATCTGTACCGCTTGGAGGGTTAACATGTGATACAGTGGGGATTATTAGTCCTGCTGTCCAAATGGTAGTCGCTCATCAAGTAACAGAAGTGTTAAAAATATTAGTCGGAGACTGGAATGCGCTCAGGAGGGAACTTGTTTCGTTTGACGTATGGAAAAATGAGTATACGAGCATCAATGTGAACGTGTTTCGCAAATCTGCTTGCCGCTCATGCGGCAGTGAACAAACCTATCCCTTTTTACAATATGAAAATCAAACGAAAACAGCTGTGTTATGCGGAAGAAACACGGTACAAATCCGTCCGGGCAAATCAGCCAAGCAGCCGCTGCAGTCTTTAGGTGAACGATTAAAAGAAAAAGGATATAAAATTGAACAGAATCCGTATCTGCTTTCTTTTTATGTAGATGATTACCGTTTAGTTATGTTTCAAGATGGGCGCGTCTTTGTCCATGGAACAAACGATATAGTAGAAGCAAAGTCACTTTATCATCGGTATATTGGGTAAGAAAGAGATGGAGGTTTCAAGCATGACAGTACCAAAAGCATTAACCATTGCTGGATCAGACAGCGGTGGAGGAGCAGGTATTCAAGCAGATTTAAAAACATTTCAAGAGCGTGACGTTTTTGGCATGTCTGTTATTACAGCTGTGACCGCACAAAATACAGTTGGCGTTCAAGGAGTTTATCCTTTAGAAGTAGAAGCAGTTGAAACGCAGTTAGATTCAATTGCCACTGACTTATTTCCTAATGCAGTGAAGACAGGTATGTTGTTCAGTGCTGATATTATTTACGCAGTGGCTCGTAAAATCAAACAGTACGGACTGCAAAATGTTGTAGTGGATCCCGTTATGATTGCAAAAGGCGGTCAGTCTCTTCTTCAAAGAGAAGCCGTACAGGCTCTAAAAGAATTATTGCCTCTTTGTGAAGTCATTACGCCGAACATACCGGAGGCGGAAGTCATCACGGGTAAAGAAATTCACACGATCGAAGACCGAAAAGAAGCGGCAAAACAGATTCATGAGCTAGGTGTAAAGCACGTGGTAATTAAAGGCGGACATGATCAATCTCATCAAGATATGATTGATATAGTGTATGATGGTCATAAGTACGTTGAAATCACACATGAAAAGATGAATACAAAGCATACACATGGAACGGGATGCACGTTTGCTGCTTGCGTCACAGCTGAACTAGCGAAAGGCAAAAGCGTGGTTGAAGCAGTTCA contains the following coding sequences:
- a CDS encoding thiazole biosynthesis adenylyltransferase ThiF, encoding MINRYSRQELFQPIGKGGQQQIQEKHVLIVGAGALGTGNAEALARAGVKKITLIDRDYVEWSNLQRQQLYSEKDADKRIPKAIAAKKRLHDINHDVKVEAHVADGTPQVLEQLVEGVDVMIDATDNFDTRLVMNDLSQKYDIPWIYGACVGSYGISYTIIPSETPCLSCLLESVPLGGLTCDTVGIISPAVQMVVAHQVTEVLKILVGDWNALRRELVSFDVWKNEYTSINVNVFRKSACRSCGSEQTYPFLQYENQTKTAVLCGRNTVQIRPGKSAKQPLQSLGERLKEKGYKIEQNPYLLSFYVDDYRLVMFQDGRVFVHGTNDIVEAKSLYHRYIG
- the thiD gene encoding bifunctional hydroxymethylpyrimidine kinase/phosphomethylpyrimidine kinase, with protein sequence MTVPKALTIAGSDSGGGAGIQADLKTFQERDVFGMSVITAVTAQNTVGVQGVYPLEVEAVETQLDSIATDLFPNAVKTGMLFSADIIYAVARKIKQYGLQNVVVDPVMIAKGGQSLLQREAVQALKELLPLCEVITPNIPEAEVITGKEIHTIEDRKEAAKQIHELGVKHVVIKGGHDQSHQDMIDIVYDGHKYVEITHEKMNTKHTHGTGCTFAACVTAELAKGKSVVEAVQTASDFVHYAIKHTLEIGSGHGPTNHWAYGKYFRSNI